In the Kwoniella mangroviensis CBS 8507 chromosome 3, whole genome shotgun sequence genome, one interval contains:
- a CDS encoding trehalose-phosphatase yields MDSMHPDPAPAPPPSLSDIKAQVARLEAAHKQKGLPLSGRIIHVMHHLPVEIVRIVPAESLEAGGMLSPPMTPEFKPEDVEAKVESADAKWRIHARTAHPALVSGIKSLSDTHDQILVAWTGEVLLQPDTNASPQPPSQATFPSIAQNLLAPFSAHQETPSPTSPSAPTPPPNESPLMVFGGEFNDQEKKEVETELERFTEVEQKFEEGGRLKYLPVFLPPDVSKGHYEGFCKKTLWPLFHYLLWLDSTATVPSPDPSWLAYHKTNQMFAQRVAEVYKPGDLIICHDYHLLLAPKMIRESLGQVFHPNAGWGTAHPSPAAHHANKRFDWDQSQQSTPTNANNEKSKTEKLGGFLSNVGSALGQHLSVGGEHGATPVEVMIGMFMHTPWPSSEIFRCLPTRREILDGMLGANLVSFQTYSYSRHFVSTCIRVCGYESTPGGVDANGQVTAVGYCPIGLDVKRVIHDRELPGVIPKMEALRQLYKDKKIIVGREKLDVAKGVYNKLQAFEKFLQVYPEWRGKVVLIQVTTPALSESPKLERMTAELVSHINGTYGSLDFTPVHHYHQALEKDEYFGLLSVADLALITSLRDGMNTTSMEFILCQDKTNKSPLVLSEFMGTVASFQSALQINPHDLLGVAHAINKGLNMPQAEKEERHQSLLDSVNGHTSYTWAATILKQLLENVGGEHTAHQTPALDINKFSQAYKNAKKRLMLFDYDGTLTPIVKVPSHAVPTERTLSAISTLAKDPKNVVYLISGRDGDFLEEHWGHVENLGMSAEHGSFVKQPGDEEFTNMTEALDMSWMSEVEEIFKYYTERTTGSTIEVKKASITWHYRNSDPDFGEFQCKQCLDLLESSLAPRRPIEVLVGKKNLEVRPLAVNKGEIVKRLMYENPDADLIFCAGDDKTDEDMFRSLRTVFPPGGIHSNDPIIMKPPVAVTSTLDPEEVAELKDVELHIRPDEIFATTVGPPAKKTLAAWHVTCPEEVVEALETLLESQ; encoded by the exons ATGGATTCCATGCATCCCGACCcagctcctgctcctccccCTTCCTTGTCCGACATCAAAGCTCAAGTGGCTCGACTGGAGGCGGCCCACAAGCAGAAGGGTCTTCCTCTATCAGGCAGGATCATCCATGTgatgcatcatcttcccGTTGAGATTGTCAGGATTGTCCCCGCAGAGTCATTAGAAGCTGGTGGGATGTTATCTCCACCTATGACACCGGAATTCAAACCTGAAGATGTTGAAGCCAAAGTAGAGTCTGCGGATGCCAAATGGAGGATTCACGCTAGAACCGCCCACCCAGCTTTGGTATCAGGTATAAAATCATTATCAGATACTCATGATCAAATCTTGGTAGCTTGGACAGGTGAAGTACTCTTACAACCTGATACCAACGcatcacctcaacctccctcACAAGCTACTTTCCCTTCCATCGCCCAGAATCTCTTAGCTCCCTTTTCGGCCCATCAAGAAACTCCTTCTCCTACTTCCCCAAGTGCACCTACTCCTCCACCCAACGAATCACCCTTGATGGTCTTTGGAGGTGAATTTAACgaccaggagaagaaagaggtagaaacGGAGTTGGAGAGATTTACTGAGGTGGAACAGAAGTtcgaggaaggtggaagattGAAATACTTGCCTGTGTTCTTGCCTCCCGATGTTAGTAAAGGTCACTACGAGGGTTTCTgtaagaaga CTCTCTGGCCATTATTCCACTATCTGTTATGGCTCGACTCTACCGCTACCGTACCATCGCCCGACCCATCATGGTTGGCCTACCACAAGACCAACCAAATGTTTGCTCAACGAGTTGCCGAGGTATACAAACCTGGTGATTTGATTATCTGCCACGattatcatctcctcttaGCTCCCAAGATGATCAGAGAATCTCTCGGCCAAGTGTTCCACCCTAATGCCGGCTGGGGTACCGCTCATCCTTCCCCAGCTGCCCACCATGCCAACAAACGATTCGATTGGGACCAAAGTCAGCAAAGCACCCCTACCAATGCTAACAACGAAAAGTCAAAGACGGAGAAACTTGGTGGTTTCCTTTCGAACGTTGGCTCAGCTCTGGGCCAACATCTGAGTGTCGGGGGCGAACACGGCGCTACACCCGTGGAAGTCATGATCGGAATGTTCATGCATACTCCTTGGCCAAGTTCCGAAATCTTCAGATGTCTTCCTA CTCGACGAGAGATTCTTGATGGTATGCTCGGAGCCAATCTCGTTTCATTCCAAACATACTCCTACTCCCGACATTTCGTATCGACATGTATCAGAGTATGTGGGTATGAGTCAACCCCTGGAGGAGTAGATGCGAATGGACAAGTCACGGCTGTAGGATACTGCCCTATAGGATTAGATGTCAAGCGAGTCATCCACGATAGGGAATTACCAGGTGTGATCCCCAAGATGGAAGCCCTCAGACAATTAtacaaggacaagaagatcatcgtAGGAAGGGAGAAACTAGACGTTGCCAAAGGTGTATACAACAAACTGCAAGCTTTCGAGAAATTCTTACAAGTCTACCCTGAATGGAGAGGCAAAGTGGTTTTGATCCAGGTCACTACTCCTGCTTTGTCTGAATCACCAAAACTTGAGAGAATGACGGCCGAGTTGGTCAGTCACATCAATGGTACTTATGGTAGCTTGGACTTTACCCCAGTGCATCACTA CCACCAAGcattggagaaagatgaatattTCGGATTACTTTCCGTTGCCGACTTGGCTCTTATCACATCCCTCCGAGACGGTATGAACACCACTTCGATGGAGTTTATCTTATGCCAAGATAAGACTAACAAATCTCCTTTGGTATTATCCGAATTCATGGGTACCGTAGCCTCGTTCCAGAGTGCTTTACAGATCAACCCCCACGATCTCCTCGGTGTCGCTCATGCGATAAATAAAGGATTGAACATGCCTCAagccgagaaagaagaaagacatCAGAGTTTACTCGATTCTGTCAATGGACATACTTCATATACTTGGGCTGCGACGATCTTGAAGCAGTTATTGGAGAATGTCGGTGGTGAACATACGGCTCATCAGACTCCCGCTTTGGACATCAACAAGTTTAGTCAGGCATACAAGAACGCTAAGAAGAGGTTAATGTTGTTTGAttacgat GGAACCCTCACACCAATTGTCAAAGTACCTTCTCATGCCGTCCCAACCGAACGAACCCTTTCAGCCATTAGTACACTCGCGAAAGATCCCAAGAATGTTGTGTACTTGATCTCAGGACGAGATGGTGATTTCTTGGAGGAGCACTGGGGACATGTGGAAAACTTGGGAATGTCAGCTGAACATGGTTCATTCGTGAAACAACctggagatgaagagtttACGAATATGACGGAAGCTCTTGATATGAGTTGGATGagtgaggtggaagagattTTCAAGTATTATACTGAG CGAACGACCGGATCTACCATTGAGGTTAAGAAGGCTTCTATTACTTGGCATTACAGGAATTCCGATCCTGACTTTGG TGAATTCCAATGTAAACAGTGTTTGGATTTGCTCGAGAGTTCGTTGGCACCCCGACGACCTATTGAAG TCCTCGTGGGAAAGAAGAACCTCGAAGTTCGACCGTTGGCGGTAAACAAAGGTGAAATCGTCAAACGATTGATGTACGAAAACCCTGATGCGGATTTGATCTTCTGTGCGGGTGATGATAAaacggatgaagatatgtTCCGATCGTTACGAACTGTCTTCCCACCTGGAGGCATTCATTCCAACGATCCGATTATCATGAAACCGCCTGTAGCTGTCACTTCGACATTGGACCCAGAGGAAGTAGCCGAATTGAAAGATGTCGAATTGCACATTCGACCCGACGAGATATTCGCTACTACCGTTGGACCACCTGCGAAGAAGACACTGGCTGCTTGGCATGTTACTTGTCctgaggaggtggtggaggctTTGGAAACGCTTCTGGAGTCGCAGTAG